From one Conyzicola nivalis genomic stretch:
- a CDS encoding D-alanyl-D-alanine carboxypeptidase/D-alanyl-D-alanine-endopeptidase: MSEPEVTPHPARKGLSGAIRKHPTAWLTGALAVVFLMLGTGAVFAGAAVGGGTPAAEAEVTPDTGESAAPTPTTEAEAGRSVPATLPGATRLRTCSVAGPASDPRLMGFKGYVMNATTGEVLFSREGDVPNRTGSVMKVLTASAALSALGPDYRLTTKVVAGATPNSIVLVGGGDPTLSASGSSVYAGAPKIADLAAKAKAAHDAAYPGTPITEVVLDASYWNPADKWDPIWKRTEQTIGYHSEVTALMVDGDRADPARNTSPRSTDPVGRAGTAFVAALGLPGVTVTTGTASSSTVLAEVQSQPVSSLIPFMLLTSDNTLAEMLARVVSVKSGFGGSSASLQQAIPAALKAYGVPVDALTIKDGSGLSEANAVPPEYVAKLMVKVLAGGQNLSIVYNALPVAGKSGSLASRFTGGNSVAGGNVIAKTGWIDTAYTLGGVIKAADGTPLTFAFYAIGSGIQENAKVAIDTLATSVYSCGDNLANI, encoded by the coding sequence GTGAGTGAGCCAGAAGTGACGCCCCATCCCGCCCGGAAGGGTCTGTCGGGCGCGATCCGCAAGCACCCCACGGCGTGGCTCACGGGCGCCCTCGCGGTCGTCTTCCTGATGCTCGGTACCGGCGCCGTCTTCGCCGGCGCGGCGGTCGGCGGCGGCACGCCGGCGGCGGAGGCCGAGGTCACCCCCGACACCGGCGAGAGCGCGGCGCCCACCCCGACCACCGAGGCGGAAGCCGGACGTTCGGTTCCCGCCACACTGCCCGGCGCCACCCGGCTGCGCACCTGCTCCGTCGCCGGCCCGGCATCCGACCCTCGCCTCATGGGCTTCAAGGGCTATGTGATGAACGCCACCACCGGCGAGGTGCTCTTCTCCCGCGAGGGCGACGTGCCGAACCGCACCGGGAGCGTCATGAAGGTGCTCACTGCATCCGCGGCACTCTCGGCCCTCGGCCCCGACTACCGCCTCACGACGAAGGTCGTCGCGGGCGCCACCCCGAACAGCATCGTGCTCGTCGGCGGGGGAGACCCGACCCTGAGCGCCTCCGGGTCGAGCGTGTACGCCGGCGCCCCCAAGATCGCCGACCTCGCCGCCAAAGCGAAGGCGGCCCACGACGCCGCCTACCCCGGCACCCCGATCACCGAGGTCGTGCTCGACGCCAGCTACTGGAACCCCGCCGACAAGTGGGACCCGATCTGGAAGCGCACCGAGCAGACGATCGGCTACCACTCCGAGGTCACCGCCTTGATGGTCGACGGCGACCGCGCCGACCCCGCGCGCAACACCAGCCCGCGCAGCACCGACCCGGTCGGCCGCGCCGGTACCGCCTTCGTCGCGGCCCTCGGCCTGCCCGGCGTAACCGTCACCACCGGCACCGCGTCGTCGTCGACCGTCCTCGCCGAGGTGCAGTCGCAGCCCGTGTCGAGCCTCATCCCGTTCATGCTGCTCACGAGCGACAACACGCTTGCCGAGATGCTCGCCCGCGTCGTGTCGGTCAAGTCGGGCTTCGGCGGCTCGTCCGCCTCGCTGCAGCAGGCCATCCCCGCCGCGCTCAAGGCCTACGGCGTTCCGGTCGACGCCCTCACCATCAAGGACGGCTCGGGTCTGAGCGAGGCGAACGCGGTTCCGCCCGAGTACGTGGCCAAGCTTATGGTCAAGGTCCTCGCCGGCGGCCAGAACCTCAGCATCGTCTACAACGCGCTACCGGTCGCGGGCAAGTCGGGCAGCCTGGCCAGCCGCTTCACGGGCGGCAACTCCGTCGCCGGCGGCAACGTGATCGCCAAGACCGGCTGGATCGACACCGCGTACACGCTCGGCGGCGTGATCAAGGCCGCCGACGGTACACCGCTCACCTTCGCGTTCTACGCGATCGGGAGCGGCATCCAAGAGAACGCCAAGGTGGCCATCGACACCCTCGCGACGAGCGTCTACAGTTGCGGCGACAACCTCGCGAACATCTAG
- a CDS encoding VOC family protein: MKLRRVHHIAIIGTDYERSKDFYTRVLGFELVDEVYREERESWMGKLALGGEYIVELFSFPTPAVRPTWPEATGLRHLAFEVDDVEATLAELDTEGIRHEELRVDPYTGKHMAFFFDPDGLPLELYEA, from the coding sequence ATGAAGCTGCGCCGCGTGCACCACATCGCAATCATCGGCACCGACTACGAGCGGAGCAAGGACTTCTATACCCGGGTGCTCGGGTTCGAGCTCGTCGACGAGGTATACCGCGAGGAACGCGAGTCGTGGATGGGCAAGCTCGCGCTCGGCGGCGAGTACATCGTGGAGCTGTTCTCGTTCCCGACCCCGGCCGTGCGTCCGACCTGGCCGGAGGCGACCGGGCTGCGCCACCTGGCCTTCGAGGTCGACGACGTGGAGGCCACGCTCGCCGAACTCGACACCGAGGGCATCCGGCACGAAGAACTGCGGGTCGACCCGTACACGGGCAAACACATGGCGTTCTTCTTCGACCCCGACGGCCTGCCGCTCGAGCTCTACGAGGCCTAG
- a CDS encoding SRPBCC domain-containing protein, which produces MSDHARVIGHLIRRTITLDVPRERVWAALTEPELLNQWFGEGFEVSAFEVGGTGRVIYEDFGDFPIEFTEIVPLETLAFRWSGIPADELDEYSTHVAFTLTGDDTSSELTVVESGFEKLPGGTRYRRDRLEQNREGWDVELDELAILLEG; this is translated from the coding sequence TTGTCAGACCACGCCCGCGTCATCGGCCACCTCATCCGCCGCACCATCACCCTCGACGTTCCGCGTGAGCGGGTGTGGGCGGCGCTCACCGAGCCCGAACTGCTCAACCAGTGGTTCGGCGAGGGCTTCGAGGTCAGCGCGTTCGAGGTCGGCGGCACCGGTCGCGTCATCTACGAGGACTTCGGCGACTTCCCGATCGAGTTCACCGAGATCGTGCCGCTCGAGACGCTGGCGTTCCGCTGGTCGGGCATCCCGGCCGACGAGCTCGACGAGTATTCGACGCACGTGGCGTTCACGCTCACCGGCGACGACACCTCGAGCGAGCTGACCGTCGTCGAGTCGGGCTTCGAGAAGCTGCCGGGCGGCACCCGCTACCGCCGCGACCGTCTCGAGCAGAACCGCGAGGGCTGGGACGTCGAGCTCGACGAACTGGCGATCCTGCTCGAAGGCTAG
- a CDS encoding Gfo/Idh/MocA family protein — protein MTESLRWGILGTGWIAELFVSDILASGFTVAAVGSRTQESADTFAGRFGIPTAHASYEALVADPGVDIIYVATPHPMHFENTRLAVNAGKHVLVEKPFTLNAGEAETLVDLAAEKNIVVLEAMWTRWLPHMVRLREIIAAGTIGEVRTVIADHNQKLPSDPKHRINNPELGGGALLDLGIYPVSFAWDILGEPTTVAAISSPTATGVDRQTAILLGYAGGQQAVLHTALDTLGPNAASVIGTEGWIALDGVFYAPTTFTVYDSEGTVVDTFDGAVSERGMQFQAWEAERLVAAGVGAADVLPPSETVGIMRTLDEVRRQIGLVYPGE, from the coding sequence ATGACTGAATCACTGCGCTGGGGCATCCTCGGCACCGGCTGGATCGCGGAGCTGTTCGTGTCCGACATCCTCGCGAGCGGATTCACCGTCGCCGCCGTCGGTTCGCGCACGCAGGAGTCGGCCGACACCTTCGCCGGGCGGTTCGGCATCCCGACGGCGCACGCGAGCTACGAGGCGCTCGTCGCCGACCCCGGGGTCGACATCATCTACGTGGCCACGCCGCACCCGATGCACTTCGAAAACACCCGACTCGCGGTGAACGCCGGCAAGCACGTGCTCGTCGAGAAGCCGTTCACGCTGAACGCCGGCGAGGCCGAGACCCTCGTCGACCTCGCGGCCGAGAAGAACATCGTCGTTCTCGAGGCCATGTGGACCCGGTGGCTGCCGCACATGGTCCGCCTGCGCGAGATCATCGCCGCCGGCACCATCGGCGAGGTGCGCACGGTCATCGCCGACCACAACCAGAAGCTGCCCAGCGACCCGAAGCACCGCATCAACAACCCCGAGCTCGGCGGCGGAGCCCTGCTCGACCTCGGCATCTACCCGGTGTCGTTCGCCTGGGACATCCTGGGCGAGCCGACGACCGTGGCCGCCATCTCCAGCCCGACCGCGACCGGCGTCGACCGCCAGACGGCGATCCTGCTCGGCTACGCCGGCGGACAGCAGGCGGTACTGCACACCGCGCTCGACACACTCGGGCCCAACGCGGCATCCGTCATCGGTACCGAGGGCTGGATCGCGCTCGACGGCGTCTTCTACGCACCCACGACCTTCACCGTCTACGACAGCGAGGGCACGGTCGTCGACACCTTCGACGGCGCCGTTTCCGAGCGGGGCATGCAGTTCCAGGCGTGGGAGGCCGAGCGGCTCGTCGCCGCGGGAGTGGGCGCGGCCGATGTGCTGCCGCCGAGCGAGACCGTGGGCATCATGCGCACGCTCGACGAGGTGCGTCGCCAGATCGGGCTCGTCTACCCGGGCGAGTAA
- a CDS encoding YdeI/OmpD-associated family protein → MTDLETLRFDGYAPFREWLLQNQDASTGVWLVLAKKGSGETTVTYAEALDAALEFGWIDGQARRIDDATYMQRFTPRRPQSPWSTRNREAAEAMIAEGRMAPRGLAEVERARKDGRWDRAYDGPAKAEPHPDFVTALAANPAAAAFYATLNSQNRYAIYYRVQSAKREETRARRIADFVAKLERGEKFY, encoded by the coding sequence ATGACCGACCTCGAGACGCTGCGGTTCGACGGCTACGCGCCCTTCCGCGAGTGGCTGCTGCAGAACCAGGACGCGTCGACGGGCGTGTGGCTCGTGCTCGCCAAGAAGGGCTCGGGCGAGACCACCGTGACCTACGCCGAGGCGCTCGACGCCGCGCTCGAGTTCGGCTGGATCGACGGGCAGGCCAGGCGCATCGACGACGCGACCTACATGCAGCGCTTCACGCCGCGCCGCCCGCAGAGCCCGTGGTCGACGCGCAACCGCGAGGCGGCCGAGGCCATGATCGCCGAGGGCCGGATGGCGCCGCGAGGTCTCGCCGAGGTCGAGCGCGCGCGGAAGGACGGACGGTGGGACCGGGCCTACGACGGGCCGGCGAAGGCGGAGCCGCATCCGGATTTCGTCACCGCGCTCGCCGCGAACCCCGCGGCCGCGGCCTTCTACGCGACTCTGAACAGCCAGAACCGCTACGCGATCTACTACCGCGTGCAGTCGGCGAAGCGCGAGGAGACGCGGGCGCGGCGCATTGCCGACTTCGTGGCGAAGCTCGAGCGCGGCGAGAAGTTCTACTGA
- a CDS encoding HPr family phosphocarrier protein encodes MPTATVIVGSTSGLHARPASLFSQAALASGAAVTIAKAGGTAVNAASILGLLTLGVGPGEEVTLTTEGDNADAALESLSALLKSNLDEQ; translated from the coding sequence ATGCCCACCGCCACCGTCATCGTCGGATCGACCTCAGGCCTGCACGCCCGCCCCGCCTCCCTCTTCTCGCAGGCCGCCCTCGCGTCGGGTGCCGCGGTCACGATCGCGAAAGCCGGAGGCACCGCGGTCAACGCCGCGAGCATCCTCGGACTGCTCACCCTCGGCGTCGGTCCGGGCGAAGAGGTCACGCTCACGACGGAGGGCGACAACGCCGACGCCGCGCTCGAGTCGCTCAGCGCGCTGCTCAAGAGCAACCTCGACGAGCAGTAG
- a CDS encoding cytochrome c oxidase subunit 4, translating to MGANSKLFWVLAGYFALLTVVYTVWSLFFNAQPLATTASITGGGIEWVGTVGLALSAIASTLIAFYIGRTRKAQGGELPEDRIDAEIDDGQAEQGFFSPWSWWPVMLAGSLAVVFLGLAIGPWLVFYGVPLVLIAISGWVYEYYRGLFAH from the coding sequence ATGGGCGCCAATTCCAAGCTGTTCTGGGTTCTGGCAGGCTATTTCGCGCTGCTGACGGTCGTCTACACGGTCTGGTCGCTGTTCTTCAACGCGCAGCCGCTCGCCACCACCGCGAGCATCACCGGCGGCGGCATCGAATGGGTGGGTACGGTCGGGCTCGCGCTCTCCGCCATCGCGTCGACCCTGATCGCGTTCTACATCGGGCGCACCCGCAAGGCTCAGGGCGGCGAACTGCCGGAAGACCGCATCGACGCCGAGATCGACGACGGCCAGGCAGAGCAGGGCTTCTTCAGCCCGTGGAGCTGGTGGCCGGTCATGCTCGCCGGCTCGCTCGCGGTCGTCTTCCTCGGGCTCGCGATCGGCCCCTGGCTGGTGTTCTACGGAGTCCCGCTCGTGCTGATCGCCATCTCGGGCTGGGTGTACGAGTACTACCGCGGGCTGTTCGCACACTGA
- the aztA gene encoding zinc ABC transporter ATP-binding protein AztA, translated as MIELQNISVEHGGIRALNSVSVSIAAGEITALAGQNGSGKSTLLGVIAGTQEHRGIAERRAGARIAFVVQRSAVPHSLPLTVHEVVSMGRWAHRAPWRPLTRTDREIVADSVAALGLQALERRPLHELSGGQRQRALVAQGLAQRAEILLLDEPAAALDDEARGLIDLAIAREARRGAAVVHATHDAAVIVAADRVIRLDAGRLVAS; from the coding sequence GTGATCGAACTCCAGAACATCTCAGTCGAGCACGGCGGCATCCGCGCCCTGAACTCCGTGTCGGTCTCGATCGCTGCGGGCGAGATCACGGCACTCGCCGGGCAGAACGGGTCGGGCAAGTCCACCCTGCTGGGTGTGATCGCCGGCACCCAGGAGCACCGGGGCATTGCGGAGCGCCGGGCAGGCGCGAGGATCGCGTTCGTGGTCCAGCGCAGCGCCGTGCCCCACTCGCTGCCGCTCACCGTGCACGAAGTCGTCTCGATGGGGCGCTGGGCGCACCGCGCGCCCTGGCGCCCGCTGACCCGGACCGATCGCGAGATCGTCGCCGATTCCGTCGCCGCGCTCGGGCTGCAGGCACTCGAGCGCCGACCCCTGCACGAGCTCTCGGGCGGTCAGCGCCAGCGTGCGCTCGTCGCCCAGGGGCTGGCGCAGCGAGCGGAGATCCTGCTGCTCGACGAACCGGCCGCCGCTCTAGACGACGAGGCGCGCGGGCTCATCGACCTCGCGATCGCCCGGGAGGCGCGGCGCGGCGCGGCCGTCGTGCACGCGACGCACGACGCCGCCGTGATCGTCGCGGCCGACCGTGTCATCCGGCTCGACGCGGGCAGGCTCGTCGCTTCCTGA
- the aztB gene encoding zinc ABC transporter permease AztB — MTFLLTPFATDFMLRALGGGVLVAAICAIVGTWVVIRGMAFLGEAMAHGMLPGVAAASLLGLPAIAGAAVSAVVMTFGVNAITRRGRLSSDTGIGLLFVGMLSLGVIIVSHSRSFAVDLTAILFGDILAIRPADLALLALALGVTGVVAVIFHRPFVALAFDSRVAHTLRLRPRLAGAVLVGLVTLAVVASYGAVGSLLVVGLLLAPAVAAGHWARRIPTTMLLAAVFGSVAVAAGLLVSWHAETAAGASIAVVAIAIAALSALLRQLTKVSSATP; from the coding sequence GTGACCTTCCTTCTGACCCCCTTCGCCACCGACTTCATGCTGCGTGCCCTTGGCGGCGGCGTGCTCGTGGCCGCCATCTGCGCGATCGTGGGCACCTGGGTCGTCATCCGCGGCATGGCGTTCTTGGGCGAGGCGATGGCGCACGGCATGCTGCCCGGTGTCGCGGCGGCGAGTCTGCTCGGCCTCCCCGCCATCGCCGGCGCGGCGGTGAGCGCCGTCGTGATGACCTTCGGTGTCAACGCGATCACCCGCCGCGGCCGGCTCTCGAGCGACACCGGCATCGGCCTGCTGTTCGTGGGCATGCTCTCGCTCGGTGTCATCATCGTGTCGCACTCGCGCAGCTTCGCCGTCGACCTCACCGCGATCCTGTTCGGCGACATCCTCGCCATCCGTCCGGCCGACCTCGCGCTGCTCGCCCTCGCCCTCGGGGTGACGGGGGTCGTCGCCGTGATCTTCCACCGGCCGTTCGTCGCGCTGGCGTTCGACAGCAGGGTCGCGCACACGCTCCGGCTGCGCCCGCGGCTCGCCGGTGCGGTGCTCGTCGGGCTCGTGACGCTCGCGGTCGTCGCCTCCTACGGCGCCGTCGGGTCGCTGCTGGTCGTCGGACTGCTGCTCGCGCCGGCCGTCGCCGCGGGCCACTGGGCTCGTCGCATCCCCACCACCATGCTGCTCGCCGCCGTCTTCGGCAGCGTCGCCGTCGCCGCCGGCTTGCTCGTCTCCTGGCACGCCGAGACCGCCGCCGGTGCATCCATCGCCGTTGTCGCCATCGCCATCGCCGCCCTGTCCGCCCTCCTCCGCCAGCTCACGAAAGTATCCAGTGCAACTCCGTAA
- the aztC gene encoding zinc ABC transporter substrate-binding protein AztC, translated as MKKIFAIAAVAVTLASLAGCSAPADDRPLVVVTTNILGDVVSNVVGDQAEVMVLMKPNADPHSFEISAKDGARILGADLLVSNGLGLEEGLQKHLDAAEAEGVATLAAGDAIDVLEYGPGDSEGADDPHFWTDPARVVDVTVAVADAVERHVDGVDPRIIRSNADDYIAELRTLDGEMTTAFEAIPAAQRNLVTNHHVFGYLADRYGFTVVGAVIPGGSTLAAPSASDLRDLVSAIEEAGVATIFAESSQPDRLVQVLADEAGIDVAVVEPFTESLSERGEGADSYLTMMRTNTERIATGLSP; from the coding sequence ATGAAAAAGATCTTCGCGATCGCCGCTGTCGCGGTCACCCTCGCTTCCCTCGCCGGCTGCAGCGCGCCGGCCGACGACCGTCCGCTGGTCGTGGTGACGACCAACATCCTCGGCGACGTGGTCTCCAACGTCGTCGGCGACCAGGCCGAGGTGATGGTGCTCATGAAACCCAACGCCGACCCGCACTCGTTCGAGATCTCGGCGAAAGACGGCGCGCGCATTCTCGGCGCCGACCTGCTCGTCTCGAACGGGCTCGGGCTGGAGGAGGGGCTGCAGAAGCACCTCGACGCCGCCGAGGCGGAGGGCGTCGCGACGCTGGCCGCCGGCGACGCGATCGACGTGCTCGAGTACGGGCCGGGCGACTCGGAGGGCGCGGACGACCCGCACTTCTGGACCGACCCGGCGCGCGTGGTCGACGTCACCGTCGCCGTGGCCGACGCCGTGGAACGGCACGTCGACGGGGTCGATCCCCGGATCATCCGGTCGAATGCCGACGACTACATCGCCGAACTGCGCACCCTCGACGGCGAGATGACGACCGCCTTCGAGGCGATCCCCGCGGCGCAGCGCAACCTCGTGACCAACCACCACGTGTTCGGCTACCTCGCCGACCGGTACGGCTTCACCGTGGTCGGCGCGGTCATCCCCGGTGGTTCGACGCTCGCCGCGCCCAGCGCGTCCGACCTGCGCGACCTCGTGAGCGCGATCGAGGAGGCCGGTGTCGCCACGATCTTCGCCGAGTCCTCGCAGCCCGACCGGCTCGTGCAAGTGCTCGCCGACGAGGCCGGCATCGACGTCGCCGTCGTCGAACCGTTCACCGAGTCACTGAGCGAGCGTGGCGAAGGCGCCGACAGCTACCTGACCATGATGCGCACGAACACCGAGCGCATCGCCACCGGCCTCTCCCCGTAA
- the aztD gene encoding zinc metallochaperone AztD — MKTQLHRRASLVALVAASALALTACATSTPAAESTDGTAPGSNPGRVALTYDGGIVVLDSASLDVAADIPLEGFNRLNAAGDGENVFVTTTEGFQVLRAAGEPELTGLVFEANTAGHVVKHGDKTILFADGTGDATIFETDALLDSTTELPETETVASEAAHHGVAIELEDGTFLSTIGTSEGRSGVRALDASRTEVDRNEQCPSVHGEGAAMNEIAVFGCSDGVLVYDDGAFTKIAAPDAYGRTGNQYTTDTSSITVGDYNADPDSEGYLLSQLVLTDTVAKTMRVVDMPEGVGYTWRDVVRGPEDEAYVLGSDGALYELDVTTGEITELVSVIDAWESPVEWQDAHPALSILGDTLYVTDPAAESVHAVDLATAEVVASAELPGAPIEIAVVAGK; from the coding sequence ATGAAAACCCAGCTACACCGGCGAGCATCGCTCGTTGCACTCGTCGCCGCCTCGGCGCTCGCGCTCACGGCGTGCGCCACGAGCACCCCCGCCGCGGAGAGTACCGACGGCACCGCCCCGGGCTCGAACCCCGGCCGCGTCGCCCTCACCTACGACGGCGGCATCGTCGTCCTCGACTCCGCGTCTCTCGACGTCGCCGCCGACATCCCGCTCGAGGGCTTCAACCGCCTCAACGCGGCTGGCGACGGCGAGAACGTGTTCGTCACCACCACCGAGGGCTTCCAGGTGCTGCGTGCCGCGGGCGAACCCGAACTCACCGGTCTCGTGTTCGAGGCCAACACGGCCGGGCACGTCGTGAAGCACGGAGACAAGACCATCCTGTTTGCCGACGGCACCGGCGACGCGACGATCTTCGAGACCGACGCCCTGCTCGACTCGACCACCGAACTGCCCGAGACCGAGACCGTCGCGTCGGAGGCGGCCCACCACGGTGTCGCCATCGAACTCGAAGACGGCACCTTCCTGTCGACCATCGGAACGTCGGAAGGCCGCTCGGGAGTCCGTGCGCTCGACGCGTCACGCACCGAGGTCGACCGCAACGAGCAGTGCCCCTCCGTCCACGGCGAGGGCGCGGCGATGAACGAGATCGCGGTCTTCGGCTGCAGCGACGGCGTTCTCGTCTACGACGACGGCGCCTTCACCAAGATCGCGGCACCCGACGCGTACGGCCGCACCGGCAACCAGTACACGACCGACACCTCGTCGATCACGGTCGGCGACTACAACGCCGACCCCGACTCCGAGGGCTACCTGCTCAGCCAGCTCGTGCTCACCGACACCGTCGCCAAGACGATGCGGGTCGTCGACATGCCAGAGGGCGTTGGCTACACCTGGCGCGATGTGGTGCGCGGCCCGGAGGACGAGGCCTACGTGCTCGGCTCCGACGGGGCGCTCTACGAACTCGACGTGACGACGGGCGAGATCACCGAGCTGGTCTCGGTCATCGACGCGTGGGAGAGCCCGGTCGAGTGGCAGGACGCGCATCCGGCGCTGTCGATCCTCGGCGACACGCTCTACGTCACCGACCCGGCCGCGGAATCGGTGCACGCGGTCGACCTGGCCACCGCCGAGGTCGTCGCATCGGCCGAGCTCCCGGGCGCACCGATTGAGATCGCGGTCGTCGCCGGGAAGTAG
- a CDS encoding phosphogluconate dehydrogenase C-terminal domain-containing protein encodes MSNPISIAVIGAGGKMGTRVSNNLAKTDHTVYYSENSPGGQARMAEIGRTVTPSEEAVLVADVVILAVPDLALGPVSSALVPLLRPGTVVLTLDPAAAYAGLLTTRDDVVFAVAHPCHPSVFLERHTPEEYADTFGGIAAPQDVVAAIESDDESKREITEATIRAMYAPVIDVHWVTVKQLAQLEPTLVETIACMIGALLKESLDEAINTMGVPEPAARAILLGHTQVALANSLKGDNPFSDACLIAMDYGRSNIIKDDWKKVFQDDELDKNLAAMLHLDAIKR; translated from the coding sequence ATGTCGAACCCCATTTCCATCGCGGTCATCGGTGCGGGCGGAAAGATGGGCACGCGAGTGTCCAACAACCTCGCCAAGACCGACCACACCGTGTACTACAGCGAGAACTCGCCCGGCGGTCAGGCCCGCATGGCCGAGATCGGCCGCACGGTCACCCCGAGCGAAGAGGCAGTGCTCGTCGCCGACGTCGTCATCCTCGCAGTGCCCGACCTGGCTCTCGGCCCGGTGTCGAGCGCTCTCGTTCCGTTGCTCCGTCCCGGCACCGTGGTGCTGACGCTCGACCCCGCCGCCGCCTACGCCGGCCTGCTCACCACGCGCGACGACGTGGTCTTCGCCGTCGCGCACCCCTGCCACCCGTCGGTCTTCCTCGAGCGTCACACGCCCGAGGAGTACGCCGACACCTTCGGCGGCATCGCGGCGCCTCAGGACGTCGTCGCCGCCATCGAGAGCGACGACGAGTCGAAGCGTGAGATCACCGAGGCGACCATCCGTGCCATGTACGCGCCGGTCATCGACGTGCACTGGGTCACCGTCAAGCAGCTCGCGCAGCTCGAGCCGACCCTCGTGGAGACCATCGCCTGCATGATCGGCGCGCTGCTCAAGGAGTCGCTCGACGAGGCGATCAACACCATGGGTGTTCCGGAGCCCGCCGCGCGGGCCATCCTGCTCGGTCACACGCAGGTCGCGCTGGCCAACTCGCTGAAGGGCGACAACCCGTTCTCCGACGCGTGCCTCATCGCCATGGACTACGGCCGCTCGAACATCATCAAGGACGACTGGAAAAAGGTCTTCCAGGACGACGAGCTCGACAAGAACCTCGCCGCGATGCTGCACCTGGACGCGATCAAGCGCTAG
- a CDS encoding sugar phosphate isomerase/epimerase family protein: MIGLGTYAFFWQHSSLAQHPLTLADMLQLTRDEGVGLFQICDYEAILGYSAAELRDLRSLADDLGVTLELGTRGVLPDHLASYLALAETLGATLVRSMINTAEHRPSLAEAESLLRTTLPVFEDSGVTLALETYEQVRSNDLVSLVEAVASPNLGICLDPANSVAALENPIDVIDRCAPYVAGIHAKDFAFTRRGGWVGFTLEGVPLGTGLLDFDHLLAAVTPEARGINLIIEHWLPLGETIEDTIALENNWNTSNLQYLRSK; this comes from the coding sequence GTGATCGGCCTCGGCACCTACGCCTTCTTCTGGCAGCACTCGAGCCTGGCGCAGCACCCGCTCACGCTCGCCGACATGCTGCAGCTCACGCGAGACGAGGGCGTCGGGTTGTTCCAGATCTGCGACTACGAGGCGATCCTCGGATATTCGGCGGCCGAGTTGCGCGACCTGCGTTCGCTCGCCGACGACCTCGGCGTCACCCTCGAGCTGGGAACGCGCGGGGTGCTTCCCGACCACCTCGCGAGCTACCTCGCCCTGGCCGAGACGCTCGGCGCGACCCTCGTGCGCAGCATGATCAACACCGCCGAACACCGCCCGTCGCTCGCCGAGGCCGAGTCGCTGCTGCGCACCACGCTGCCGGTCTTCGAGGACTCCGGGGTCACCCTCGCGCTGGAGACCTACGAGCAGGTGCGGTCGAACGACCTCGTCTCGCTCGTCGAGGCCGTCGCGAGCCCGAACCTCGGCATCTGCCTCGACCCGGCCAACTCCGTGGCGGCGCTCGAGAACCCGATCGACGTCATCGACCGGTGTGCGCCCTACGTGGCGGGCATCCACGCGAAGGACTTCGCGTTCACCCGCCGCGGCGGCTGGGTGGGCTTCACCCTCGAGGGCGTACCCCTCGGAACCGGCCTGCTCGACTTCGACCACCTGCTCGCGGCGGTCACCCCCGAGGCGCGGGGCATCAATCTCATCATCGAGCACTGGCTTCCGCTCGGCGAGACCATCGAGGACACCATCGCCCTCGAGAACAACTGGAACACGTCAAATCTGCAGTATCTAAGGAGCAAGTAA